One Baekduia alba genomic window, CGACGCCGAGGCGCTGCCCTACGCCGACGGCGCGTTCGACGCGGTCACGTCGGTCTTCGGGCTGATGTTCGCGCCGCGGCCGGAGGTCGCGATCGCCGAGGCGTTCCGCGTCACCGCGCCGGGCGGCGTCGTCGGCCTGACCGCCTGGACGCCGGACGGCTTCACCGGGCAGATCACCACGTTGATGGGCGAGTACCTGCCGGTGCCGCTGGGCACCGACCGGCCGATCGACTGGGGCATCGAGACGACGGTGCGCCGCCGGCTGGCGCCGCACTCCTCCGGCCTGGAGGTCACGCGCGGGCACATCGTCTGGGAGTTCCCGTCGCTGCCCGCGACCCTGGCCTGGCAGGAGGCGAACTTCGGCGCGCTGGTCGCCGCGCGCGGGATGCTCGGCGACCGCTACGCCGAGCTGCGCGAGCGCTTCGCCGGCCTGATCGCGGAGTGGAACCGCGGCGAAGGCGGCGCCGTGCGCCTGCCGGCGTCCTACCTGCTGGTCGTGGCCCACCACGACCGCTAGGCCGATCTAGGCCTGGTGCTGGAGGCCGTCGAGGACGCGGTCCAGGCGGAACGGGAGGTTGCAGTCTCGCACGCCGCAGGCGTGGTGGACGGCGTTGGCGACCGCGGCCGCCGCGCCGACGATCCCGATCTCCCCGATGCCTTCGACCCCATCGGGTTGCGCCGTGTTGGTCACGGCCGCGCCGACGCGCAGGCCGCCGTCGTCGGCCTGCTCGATCGTCGTGCAGGGTCGCCCGCGTGTCGATGGCGAGCCGGTGCTCCTCGCCGTCGACGCTCAGGACGACGTCGCGCCGGTGGACCTCGTCGGCAGCGGCGCTC contains:
- a CDS encoding class I SAM-dependent methyltransferase produces the protein MSDVAQLKERMKDFWALGDYPAVAKRLMPAAETLVAACGIAVGDRVLDVAAGDGNAAVAAAGTGARVTATDFAPSLLAAGRARTEAQGLDIRWEAADAEALPYADGAFDAVTSVFGLMFAPRPEVAIAEAFRVTAPGGVVGLTAWTPDGFTGQITTLMGEYLPVPLGTDRPIDWGIETTVRRRLAPHSSGLEVTRGHIVWEFPSLPATLAWQEANFGALVAARGMLGDRYAELRERFAGLIAEWNRGEGGAVRLPASYLLVVAHHDR